In the genome of Pelmatolapia mariae isolate MD_Pm_ZW linkage group LG4, Pm_UMD_F_2, whole genome shotgun sequence, the window AGGGGTTCAGTGATTACGATGCTCTGTGTTACACCTCGTGACCCTAAAGATATCATGGAAATATTAATGGATGGATAAACAGGTGTGCCTAATAAAATGGTAACTGAAACATCATGAATGATTATTTTGAAGAATCTGTTTTTAATAGTGGCATCGCTGTGTTATGTCAGTGTCTCATGTCGTGTCACAACTGTATAAAACTGTGATCATTAATCCTGTCTCTTAAACGGAGCTTCTGAATAAATGCCTCAGGCACAATTTTTAAGTATCACCATTGATCAGTGTAATGTAATAAaagatacacacacttaaagtcACTGTAATATTATGTATTTGTGATGTAATCTGTAGGTTAAATTATATGTTTGAGTTGTTTctaatttttcctttttgctaaattCTGACACATAACTGATGCCTTAGTGTAATATTCACTCAGTGAATTTTGCCAGCAGGTGGCACTCaattcacagaaaaaaagagtccAAATTACATTTTGATCAAAGATGCCCTTGCaagttttcctgtgtgtttcacttcatatcattcattttcagtgtttaaataaaaaagagagaagaaatgtgccccccccaccccaccaccaccaccaccacacacacacacacttccataCTGTTTTTCCATATGTTTTTGATCCCCCATATTGAGCCAGCATAATCTTTCATACATACATCTGCTAGATCGCATATATGGGGCCGTCACTGTGTTTCTGTGATATGGTATTCACAATCAGATGTGCTATGAGGGTGTACGTGAGATGCAGGAGCGCCTGGAGGAGCCTTAGAGGCTCGTGCCCACAGATGACGTGTGGATGGCAGGGGCTGTGCCAGACTGGGCGACAGGTGGCGCTGGGTTCTCGCAGCAGGACGTGGGTGTTGAAGCCCTGCTGCACCGGCCCTTCATGCGCGCACACGCAAACAGGGAGACATGCACACCCAGAGCCGGCTGAGTCACAAAGATGATGTGCTTGGGGGTGCCTGGCATCGCAGCATGCTGCAAGCTGGAAATGGCATGTTTCCCTGAGGAGAGggacaaaaaatgatttaaaaaaaaagtaggagTATTTCAGCCTCAGATGGCTGGATGAGTCCAAAACAACAAGGGCCTGATGGTTTGAACGTCCGTTCCTGGGTTCAAAGAAGAATACATCTGCATGTTTACAAGACCTGTTCACACAGAAATGTCCAACTACTTTTGGATTGCAGTCATCTGCAGGGCACTGTAGCAGAGTGCTGCTGGTTTATGGCCTCACATAGTCTTAGATCTGTGTTTGTCTATGTGTGTGAGGGAGGTAAAAAAGGAGGCATGGAAGTATCCTTGGGTCAACACTGTACATAGTTCCTAGTGGGAGTGGTGCTCATGCAGCTCAGCCTTCCTGTGACCTGCATGCATCAGCTGCTGCCTGGCTTTGCCTGTCACCAGCAGAGCTCTTCCACTCCCACCAGCATGGCCCGGTCCTCCCAAGGTTATGCATGTCTCACGCCTTTATCCCATTTTTCTCACGCCTCTTTGTGACACATAATGGAAGATGCAAGACAGTTTTACTGTCCGTGGGTGAAACTTCATGGAAATTACTGCCATATGccacgcatacacacacttaCAGAGGGAAAAAGTTCAAATAGTTTGGAACttccactcttttttttttcttcctccagtCATCTCACTTTTAATCGCTTACTGGAGTCCAAGCACAAATCCCCAGAAACCCAACAGAGCTACCAAGAATCCACTTCTGTCAAATGCCCATTGCGCTTGAACGTCTCTTTTCTCCTGCGCCCCCGCTCCCCACAAAGACATTCCTCACTTCCCctcttttatttctctttggCTATTCTAAATAGCTGTTGCTGATTGAGCTACAGCCGAGATTGTTAAGTCAATGTAGTCATCAGTTAGGCCGCATTAGGGTATATTTTTTGATTTCCCCCCACTGATCAGGCAGTCAAGTTGAATTTTTCTGTCAAGACAAACCATACATGGTCTTAACAGCAGCTGTCCTGTACAGAAGGAAGCCTGTTTAACATTTATAAGGGAGCATGATGTATTTTCTATTCTGGTAAAATCTCTGATTATCAAATTATCAAGAATAAGTtgagctgataaaaaaaaatcttggaaGCATTAAAAGGCTAACATGCTGTCGTAGAAAACCCAGTAATGCCTGAAGATAAAATAGACAATCAGATTTGTGTGTCCTTCACAAACGTAGCTTTATAAATGTGGAGGAGGAAGATTAGCAAACGTTGGACATGAAAGGTGTCTAgattgattttatttaaaaaattttttgtgGAAGAGCGAGCATACAAGGGGATTAACTACTACTAGGCTGCCTTTCATTCAGAAAGAACTGGCTCCAgccgtgtgtgtatgtgtgtgtgggagggaaGGTGGAGGCTGCCTGTATTTTTTTATGAGTATTTCTGTCACGAGTCGATATGTTCATCATTGTATTTACATTAATAGAGGCcctatatatgtgtatatatatatatacatatatacatatataaaaaatttaaattgatGACTGACTCATGTTGACGTGATGGGGATGGAATCACTGTGACTGTGTGATTCCCATGAAGAGATGACACATTTGTAGTGATCTATACAGGGAAtgtcccttttcttttttcagtaaaCATAGAGATAAATAAGGATTTCCCATTTGCCTCTAATTTCAAGTCAACACTAGGCTTCTGCGTTCTCATGGGGAACGTtttatactgcaggaaaacaaaGATGCTGCATTTGAGAGGCAGTGATGGGAGCATGAAGAATAGAGAGAGCAGTTAACTCTCCTCCCCTCCCCCTTCCTGTGTTTCGTCAAACCCTGTTCTCCCTACTTCAGTGTTTGATGTCACCAATGAGCTAACGAATCGTAGCACTTGGACTTCCCAGTTTTTCCTCCCTAGCTCCTCCTCTTTCCTTAAGcctttatatatatatccccCCCTCACTACGTTCTGCAGAGTGTACAATGTGCTACCAGAGAGCCGGCAGACAGTgtacagagaaacagaaagagagggaggcagAGAAGAGGAAAGTGTGAGTGGATTTCAGCGCTGATTTTAGAAGATTTCATCGGACATGCTCGAGCCATACCTGCTCAAGTCGTTTATTTGGTCTCATACAGACCTCCTTCTCCTTCCTCTCCCTTTTTCCGCCTCCGTTTGTCTCGTTCTGTCTCTCCAGGCCAGAGCTACCTACAAGTAGGATCCCAGAAGCCAACGCTGCTGATCCTGTCAGGATACACCAGCCCACACAGTCAGGATGGGCTGTACAACAGGCCATTTGGCTTGCCAACCACAGCCGCAGACCAACTCGGGGCAGGAGGGTCAATCGCTAGAGACTGGTGGGGCCAAAGTGCCCGAGGTGCTTTCCTCTCTGGAGCGTCTATCTCAGGCTACTGGAGGAATGGAGAAGTCCTGGTACCGCTGCATCTTTCCATTTGGAATCATCTCTTTAGTTATCGGTGTAGCAGGAACAGGAGTGACCTACACCTATAATGACCTGCCTCAGACTAAAGTGGTGTCAGTTGTGCTACTCGTCATGGGTATTTTGCTGTTAATGATGGCAACTGCTTGTTGGACTGTCCACAAGAAGAAgcgaaggaaaaagaaagaggggggcTCATTCACGTCTGAGCAGTGTCCCCTGTGAGTGAACACAGGGGTATGCTAGAGGAACTTGAAAGCAGAGACATGCCTAGAGCTGAGAGCTCAAGGTTTGGCCAGAAATTCTCCACTTCACCTCCCAATGCAACATCCCTCCATTCTCTGAAGTCACAAAGTTGAGCTCAAATCATGTTGGAGATAGCTTGGGTCAAGAAATCAGAGTCAAAGGACAGATAAACATGACGCCGAAGATCTGTTTAGTCTGTGAGGTCTGCATCACATTTTTTTGGATTGGCAATGAGAGATCACCAGTGCCTCACACGCTCTTTTATCATCAGACAGCAGGTGTCCGGTGTCAAAACAACCTCCGAGGAGACGTGCAAAAATATGCATTGGACACTGCATGCATATTTACACACACTAACAGGCCTTTGATGACTTACGCACGAGCAGTTACAGCGGGAGCTCACACAGACACCTAACACGCTatgcagagctgctgctggagtCAGTGCTGGCGTCACTAGGCACGTCAGTCACAGCATTCCTCGTATCAGGACAGGTGACTCTCCAAGAGGCCACAAACGGGCCAAAGACGGCAACCTGATACCCGGCCGAAAAAGCAACGCACCCACGTCAGCGGCCAACGTCATTCACTCGTCCTGTGACACTACAGCAATGTGTTGGGGGCTTTTTTTGCGCAATGAGAGAGTGGAACTTGAGTCCTGCTGGATCTTACTGGCATCTGTGTGGACGATCAGTTGGAGAGGGTAGAGGACCTGCTGGAGGAGtgcaaagtgtttgtgtgtgctcaaATTAAGATCCAGGTCAACTGAGAGACTTTTGGAATTTGGTCCTCACAACGAAGGAAAAAGAGATTTGCACATATGGCCATGTCCATGgcaaacaagaaaacattttaagtaAAGCAACATACCCTGAAAGGCCTTTTGTAGCTTCAGCTTCACATTACAAAGGACTGGGGACCTAATTATGACTGACTTGATTGCCTTTCTTTTCAGTAAGTGAGCATTTACACTCAGCCCTATGTCTTTGTGGGACACCTCAACTCCACACAAAGGAGTCCAGGATTATTGAAGGACATTGCCCTAGGGGACATGCCACGGCAGGGACACTTTGACTGATCCTGCTCCCCTAGGGCCCCTCCCGTTTGGTGCCTTGAGCAACCACTCATGGAAAAAAGCTCTGCCACATTCCCCCACTCCAAGAGTTACCCCCCTTTGCTTTCTCTCTTTACCCAACAGGACTCTTCAAATCTGTTTTATCATTGTACATCGCCAGCTTCTGACTTAATCACACTCATTTCCCATTGTTGTATAGCCCAGGAGGTGTGTGGACAGACTTATTACGCTCAAGTTAAGACACACACTTACACGACAGCCTCACAGTCCGCAGACATTCATGCAGTCTTTATCTATCTGTGCCAAAGGAATtggttgttttaattttttcccccCGCTGTGGAAAAAATGTTGATTAAAAGTGAGTCGCAAAATCCTGAGTGAAAATAGGATACAAGGCTGTTCTCTAGTGAAAATTGAGTAATGTGTAGGCTCTAAGTGGCTCTGGGGTTTCcttttccttcacattttcttttagaAAGAGTGAGTGAATGTAGCTGCGCTCAGCGCCACATCTGTGAATAGGTGCTTTCTCACAGGATGAGATAAACAATGGCATTTTACTCTGTCTTAATCATTCTCTTTTGTGTGACTGAATGTAACATGAGGTTCAAAACGTAACTCCCGCAGGGAGTAAGtgcaatgtatacaatgtatagAAATTTCAGAGAAGACAATTTGTCTCCACACGAAGGACTTTAGTGACACTTCTTTACCCTTGAGAGCTACTATAGATCACTGTTGCATTGATTGTCTCCACTGGTTTAGTCAAGCTTACTAAGGAAAATGTGTCTGTATAACCAGGGGTAACAGTTAACATCGAATGCCAATCCCACCGAGGACCTTTTGAAGGCCAACTTGCCAAATTCAAGGCTGCATTTGTCATCCTGCCCAACCTCAGTAGACTTGCAAAGAGTCGGCCCCTTTTCTTTTGACATGTTTTGCGGCTCAGTGTGCATTTAGATGTTGTCTTGCATGCTGATGAAGGAAGAGAAATACAGTTAGGAGGTAATGGAGAAAAACAAGGAACCTGGGAAGTCATTCCTTTCACTACATGTGGCAGTGAGTAGTTGCCCCAGCAGTTAGATTAGGATCAGCCATCCTGAACAAAGCAGTAATATTGTCGAGGAATATGATGCATTACTGGAATCCATGGCGAGAATTTAAATTGAACAGGAGAGGAATAAGTCTTCTCTGAACCTTAGATCAGTGTGTTTGCGAACACCTGCATACTGCAAGcctttataattttttttttttttaggtaaaaGTCAAATGCACAAAGCTCATAAAAGTATTTATGGTTGGGCCATTGTTTTAGTATCCTCTGATCAAGACAAGTTAAGAATTACATTACACGGGCTGTCTCGCTTTGCTATCAGATCCGTTCACCTGGATTAGGGTTTGCTCTAACAATGATGGGCATGAGCTGTGGATAGATGTGATGGACCTGTCACAGATGTGGAAGAGAAGGATGTTTGGTGgcacaaagaggaaaaaaagatggcTATGGATCAGTTTACTGTGGGGAAACAGAGGATGCCAAAAACAAGATAGGTAACGCGTATACGCTTATACTCTCGCCTCTGTATAGTGCACATTATATATGTAGTACACTTTGGCTGCATTGTTGTACTTGTTAATTTTAAAGCTATATCGTGCCAGTATATTGacactaaacaaacaaacaaacaaaacaaaaaaaaatgatggaaGGTGACCAGAaattgtttcttgtttcttgGAGATGTGAAGTGATTTCCCTTCTGCCTTCTGAAAGATTAAAGGGAAAACCTACCTCTCTCTGCTGCGGGGAAAAATGTCCCTCTCCCAGAAGACAGCCACGCTGTCAGCCTATGCTGTTTGTCACTCCAGCGAGTGACACAAAATACGTTGGTTTGTGTGCCCACTAATATTTGGTGCTGTATATacaattatttttctatttgtactgtatatttCTACtcatatgtaaatttgaattgTTCATGTAAGCACTGTATTAAACAAATGTCACATAAGCACCTTTGTTTGTGATAGcctaaaggttaaaaaaaaaacctttatgcATTCATTGTATGTCTTTGTACTTGTTTGCTTTGGAAAATTATTCAGAATAGTGTGAACCGTCGCACCATTCAACTCTGTCCTGGTCAATCTGGAAGAATCTCTGACAGGGCTAAAAATACAGAAGACAAGTGGAGAGTGGACAGTGGATACAAAGTAGACCAACATTGTTTTGGCTCTATTTCGAACAGTGTGAGCAATAATTACAACCATCGCTCTGTTTTTTCACAAAACGCAAAACCTGTCTTCAGTTGACAGTCTTCGCTTGAAATTTCGATGCTGTATTTAGACGCGCTGTCATGTGTTGCCCTGCCAGCTAGGATGACTTGTTCAGATACCCGGGGATGAGGAATCTGGTTGTTAAGAAAACAGACTGGCCAACATCAATCAGAATAAATGACACCACCTACTGGCAGTAGAATAAAGTAGGCCAAGTACTCTCACTTGTTATTAAGTCACAGTTCTGCAGGaattaattttatatttctgGGTATAAACATATTTCATCAAATTAAATTACAGCTGGGAAAGCGTGGGTGTGGAGGGAACAGTGCTTAGGTCTTGATAAAAGGGTGGGTAGGCCATTGAGGGGCAAAGTGCAGACGAGGTGGAAGTGGTCAGCTGGATTGCTAGGGTCAGCACGGATTACAGGAAACCAGACGGAAACAAGTCGTCCGCCTCTTTTTATCCAGAACTTGGCGTCAAACCAAAACATTCAACACTATTTGGCTCCTTATCAGACTTTGAATTATACAAAACTCAGTTTAATacatacaaaacagaaaaaaagaagcaaacagcACAATTTGACACAGTAAAGAGTCATCTGGTGTCCCATGACtttatttatactttattcaaATTTCGGATCAACACCATCTGTTCAAAAGACAAATCTGGGTGTATTTAATTAGCCAGCGACTAAGGCTGGTTCCACATAATACCTTTGTAGCAGGAGGGAGTTACATTTCAATTCATCTCCAGATATTATGGGAGCTGTTTTGGAGACAGTTGTAGATGAAATTACACATGCCTGGCCAGACGGTCAGATTAAATCACAAGCAAAATGACATTAAGCTGCAGTCTGTGTGTAGCTATTGCAACAGAAACAAATGTGACGAGAAGGCATTGGGTTTAATCACTCAGAGACTTgagaatactttaataatccaACAGTGACACAAACTAAATGCTGGTTCTTAGTTTTAGGTATTTCTGTATGGGCATCAGCAGCACTGGAAATTACAAACAGATAGTAGCAATCTTTTTCTCATCAATAAAGTTTGCCAATTAAGTCACTGAAATGTGAAGTCATCTCCCATTTACTTCCCATATATAAACAAACTTTTTTACTACCAATAAAAATGACAGATCTTGCAGTTTTCTGAGCACACTAAGCGTGGTTGTTTagctttaattatttttgttaagGTTCAAAGCACCACCAGATCTCCTCTCCCTGGTTACTTTGTGTTTTACTGAGAAAATGGTTAAGATTACTCTGAGTTTCTATGGAAACTGCTGCGTCTAGTTGTGGATGTTACAGCCCCTGCCCTCTCTGAGGTCACTCCGCTACAAGATAATTTGATCATCCTGCACCtccagttttaaataaaaataaatgagcaaTTTAAACACTTGTAAGCTCATGATTATAGAAGAAGAACGCCAAGATGCTTAATGCTTTTGTGAATTACACAAAAGTTTCATGTAAACTTATTTaggcattttccttttttttttttaaggagccTACTGAGTGGAAGAGGCAATGTTGAGCACTGGCTATTGTTAGTGATAATTAGATTGGATGAGCAGGTGATGTGTGGATCAATAGAGAGCCTGAAAGGAACATATGATTACTCTTGGGAGGTTACGCTGCTCCCTTAAGACCCTTTTCAGAAAGACAAGCAATGAAGAGATACTATTGAACTGAGAGAGTATAGCAAATAACAGTGGGGATCAGATACAATGGTCATAATCAGGGTGTCATCTAATTAAAGGCAGCTGCTTCAGAAGCTGAACCAGTCGCTAATTTCTTTTAGTTACATCTCTGTTTTAGCAAACAAATATTATCATATTACAAACTctcagtcatttaaaaacacacattaaagcCTGCTTATTCTTGCTGAGCAGGGTATTGCGTTTTTTTATACAGTTGGTCTTATTTATGTCTATTGAGATTTATCTCATGATGTTTTATTGAGTTTATTGTGTATATTAGTGTATTTATTAGTGAGTTAGTTTAATgttaattatataatattttgcaTAACCTATACACCTATATGGACCCATACATTTTGGTCAACTGAGGTTGTTCTAAATGTtctataaaaataaactttgattTGACTTGGTATCTTCTGTCATTTCAAAaattttacatatcaggacgTAAAGAAATATCTAGCTTAATGTGAGGCAAATACTATCTGACACGAGCAGCAACACATACTATATTACACTGTATAACACTGTATCCTTATGTATTTAAGAAAAACTAAGAAGCAGCACATCACATTCAGTAACTCACATTGCTGTAGAGGTATTCATTcattatatatctatatatctatatatatatatctatagatatatatatagatatatatatacacaacagAAGATGATTAAAAAGTTACAATAAAGTCCTATCGCTAACAATATGTTTTGGAGGATGTCTTTTGACATCCTTCAAAGCTGACGCTACGCACCTGTCCCTTTAAACACCGTACCTTTAAAAATTATTCTCTATCCAACTACATTTCCCACAGTCCACTGTTTAAAGGTGGTTCGGTGGGCATGCTTCATAATCGGGTCAGCCAATTATATACCTTCACTAACGAGCGCGTACTTCGAAATGTCGTTACGTTCTCCAATGAGCGTTTAATATGTTACAGTTTTATACCGTCTGACCAATCGTCGCGAGCGTTCTTCGCGCTGACCAATCAAATAGCTATTATGTTGAATAAAGGCATCATCAGTGAGGACCAATCAGATTGAACGTATAGTTTAAACGGTGAGCGCGGGCGGTCCTAGAGAGCATCTTTTGGGGCGGGTCCAATAAGTGAGGACGCGTGCTTGGATTTGAATTCAGGCAATAGTTAACAACTTACGGAGACATTAGTCAACTATCACAGCAAAACAGACACAGGAAACAACACTGTAACACTGCCTATTTCGTTTTCTAGTAATTAGTGTGAACATTTGAGTGTGAGTAACATTAGCCAACATCGCCTCGTATATAAATCGCTACTCAAGAGTTGCATCTACAGTAAGACATCGCTGTTTGAGGAGTGATCCCTGTACTTGCAATGAAAGCAGGCGGTAAGTACTTTTTTCAACTCGTTCTTGCTAACACCGATATATGGAAATTACTATAATATGCAACAAGTGTTTGCGGTCTTACTTCAGAGCACTGAAGTTTGACACAGTTAGCATTGGTGATTAGCTGCTGCTCACCACAAACGTTAACTGGTATAGCCTCCGGGAAGTAATGGTAAATCATATTGGCAATATATCTATAGTGGTAAAACGTCTCTCCTGTTAACTTTGTGAGGATTTTGTGGtcattgaaaaataaatacttgGCGTTAGACTAGTTTGAATTTGAAACCTAATTGAAACTCATCGTTACTACTGCCGTGGAACTTACAGGAGGGAAATTTGGGCGCTCACCGACTTTGACTTTCCTCCTTCAGCTGCTCAGTTCACCGCCGTTAGATTTTTAAcatctgcagaaaaaaacattagcattttatgtgttttaataCTTTTAAGGTGATGATCTTTCCATTAAGTTAAACATTTTCCCACTCACTCACAGAGAGTTTGAGTAGACCACCCGTAGATGCCTTACGTTAGTAGTTTTGAATGTGGAGCCATGCAACCTTCATCTTGGAGTGCATCACTGTATGTCTAAATCAACTTGACCTGCTTCCAATGAAAGGCAAATATTAGTTTGTCATTAATGTGAGAATTAGTTAGCCAATCTTGCACTTAGGTGTGAAATTTTAAGTGATTTGTGATTTTGATTGTGTACATTCCTCCCAGTGCTGTTGCTTGCAGGGTGAATATGAGAAAGGTGCTCAAGTATTGAAAACATTTGATGTGTTAAAATTGTGTAATATATGCAgttcctctttgtttttttctttcagttgtcCACTGCCGTTGTTCAAAATGCTACTCGGTTCCAGCACGGAAGCGGGTACGTAAGCGATCTTCTGGGATCACCTTGCTGTCTCTTCCTGAGGAGGTTCTTCTCTGTGTGCTCCAATATCTCTCTGCAGAGGATCTCCTTTCTATCCGAGCTGTGAGTAAAAGTGCACACTCTGACACAGCTAAACTCTTTATTACCTGAGATTTCTCCTCTGCTGGGGTTctaattatttttcttatttatttttttaaatgcctgtTTCAGGTTCACTCTCAGCTGCGGGACATTGTTGACAACCACTCTAGTGTTTGGGCCAGGGTCAGTTTCAGAGACACGTGGCCATCCCCAAACACATTATGGCTTTTTGAAAGGTACACCACCTACTGTCAAAAGTGTACTTATATATATGTTGTTTGTCAATTTGAgtctttactttaaattttGTCTTCCTTTAGAGCTGCTGACAAAGGGAATTTTGAAGCTGCTGTGAAGCTTGGAATTGCATATTTATACAATGAAGGACGTAAGTTGTTGGTTGGTTCATGTTAGAGATTAAATGGGGAGTCATATATAAACACAGGTAACATAAAACCCTTTAAATAATTGAACTAGTTGATTAAAAATGTGCATCCTCTCTCGCCTTCAGCATTGCTAAGTGACGAGGGCCGAGCAGATGTGTGTGGTCGAAAGGCTTCCCACTTCTTTAGCCTCGCAGAGAGCCTGCGCTCCCTCACAGCAGATCCCTTCATCTGGGTGTTCATCCGTCCGCCGTGGTCGCCCACCGGCAGCTGCTGCAAGGCCGTGGTGTTCGATCACCTCAAGGCTGAGTGCGCTAACAACATGGTAGGCTCAGAGTTCCTGTTTGACCAGCTGGGGTGCAAATTTAATCTCCATTGATGTCTGATTTGGTCTTAAAGTAATAAGTTGGGATTTTTCTTAAATCATTAATTCAGACATAAAATACTAcataaaaatgtatcattttgcAACATAAACTCATATTTGGTTAGCTTGGAAGGCTGCCTGAACATCCTGTCCCTAAAGCTTGGCTTCTGTTCTTCTTAGTTGACTATGATTTACAGTGCCATACACTGCATGTGCAAAACTGTTCACCAATCtgcttttgtgatttttctgcAGGAGAGGAGGGGTCCCCTGTTGCATTGTTTGGCCAaagttttgcagctgtttgaggtgAGTGAGACTGTGGGGGGCTATATCTCAATCCAGGTGTGGTTAGACCAGTTTCTATTACCCCCACCCCCTCACCAAAACCTAAAACTGAGCTGATGTCACAGGGGCTGTTGGACCAGTTGGTCATTAGCACCACAGATGGAATAAATCCCTGTCATGCAGCTTCTGTTGTCTTACAGGCCTTGTTGTTTCTTCTTACTCACAGCTTCAGTATGCTTTGTTATTTACCAATGTGACAAAGCAGAACTATGTCACGAGCCTTCATATGTTGCAGAGACAGCATGCGGCAGACAGTTTACCTTTACTGCTTTCATTAACCTTAAGgaactgtgttttatttgtccaGGATGATGAAAAGCGTTCAGAAGCCATATCCATGCTGGAGGAGTCGTCACAGGCTGGCTGTCTACAGAGCTCATACCTGTTGTGGCAGCACAGCCGTAAGGCAGCTGTGAGTCAGGTTCTTTCATTACCGTGTTTCAAGATTTACTCTCAGAAGCATGCACCTTTGGTGAAGACAACTGTTTGTTACAAAGTCAGTCAAACGTAACCAGCTAGCATAGTAAATGCTTTACAGATTC includes:
- the LOC134626746 gene encoding transmembrane protein 100 gives rise to the protein MGCTTGHLACQPQPQTNSGQEGQSLETGGAKVPEVLSSLERLSQATGGMEKSWYRCIFPFGIISLVIGVAGTGVTYTYNDLPQTKVVSVVLLVMGILLLMMATACWTVHKKKRRKKKEGGSFTSEQCPL